From the Natronogracilivirga saccharolytica genome, one window contains:
- a CDS encoding sodium-dependent transporter, which translates to MSEHKDRGRWNTKLGFVLAAAGSAVGLGNIWGFPTQVADNGGASFILIYIICCLAVGLPVMIAEFAIGRHTRRNPVGAFKKLGNGWFPPLIGIWGVICGVMILTFYMVIAGWTFSYIFEELFYFTGLTALSEWFGDLQNGVKNAIFTILFMTGTVAIINGGVSNGIERATKTMMPILILVLIIMIGYVMTLEGSSEGLKMYLLPDFSLVDTGLVFSALGQAFFSLSLGMGALLTYGSYLKRNQNIVESATYVTVADMSIAFLAGLLIIPAMFVAQSAGITIMGEDGRLFSSATLVFDVLPDMFKAMGGMFGLIFGMAFFILLSMAALTSTISLLEVPVSYIIDEHKIARKKASLIVGSIVVTVSLVISFNIDLIDVFATIFNNVGLPLGGLMLSIFLAYFWKTENAVAELRHGYSDVDNGKFPLIWGVFIKYICPVLIALVLITTLYNLIF; encoded by the coding sequence TTGTCAGAACATAAGGATCGGGGTAGATGGAATACAAAACTGGGATTTGTACTGGCGGCAGCCGGTTCTGCAGTGGGGCTTGGAAATATCTGGGGATTTCCCACGCAGGTTGCTGACAACGGCGGGGCTTCATTCATTCTGATTTACATCATTTGCTGCCTTGCAGTTGGCCTGCCGGTCATGATTGCTGAGTTCGCAATCGGGCGTCATACCCGCAGAAACCCTGTGGGTGCGTTCAAAAAACTCGGCAACGGCTGGTTTCCGCCATTAATCGGTATCTGGGGTGTGATCTGCGGTGTGATGATTCTCACCTTTTACATGGTCATAGCCGGCTGGACATTCAGCTACATTTTTGAAGAACTGTTTTATTTTACCGGTCTCACAGCTCTTTCCGAGTGGTTCGGCGATCTTCAGAACGGAGTTAAAAATGCCATATTCACCATCTTGTTCATGACCGGAACCGTGGCGATCATCAACGGCGGCGTCAGCAACGGCATTGAACGTGCCACCAAGACCATGATGCCCATTCTGATTCTTGTCCTGATTATCATGATCGGCTATGTGATGACCCTGGAAGGAAGCTCCGAAGGGCTGAAAATGTACCTCCTGCCCGACTTCTCACTCGTTGACACCGGGCTTGTATTTTCTGCTCTCGGCCAGGCGTTTTTCTCCCTTTCCCTGGGGATGGGCGCTTTGCTGACTTACGGGTCCTATCTGAAAAGAAATCAGAACATAGTGGAATCAGCAACGTATGTGACTGTTGCTGACATGAGTATTGCCTTCCTGGCCGGACTGTTGATCATTCCTGCCATGTTTGTTGCCCAGAGTGCCGGAATCACCATTATGGGTGAAGACGGCAGGCTGTTTTCCAGTGCAACACTTGTTTTTGACGTACTTCCGGACATGTTCAAAGCCATGGGCGGCATGTTTGGCCTGATCTTCGGCATGGCTTTTTTCATACTGCTGAGCATGGCTGCTCTCACTTCAACCATATCCCTTCTGGAAGTGCCTGTCTCCTATATCATTGATGAACACAAAATTGCCAGGAAAAAGGCGTCACTGATCGTCGGCAGCATTGTCGTAACCGTATCTCTCGTAATTTCATTCAACATTGACCTGATTGACGTGTTCGCCACCATCTTCAACAATGTCGGGCTTCCCCTGGGCGGATTGATGCTCAGTATTTTTCTTGCCTACTTCTGGAAAACCGAAAATGCTGTTGCCGAGCTCAGGCATGGCTACAGTGATGTCGACAACGGCAAGTTCCCGCTTATCTGGGGAGTTTTCATCAAATACATTTGCCCGGTACTGATTGCACTGGTTCTGATTACAACCCTTTACAATCTGATCTTCTGA